The Syntrophotalea acetylenivorans genome contains the following window.
CATTGCTCATAGACATTTTAAAGAAAATTTTCACAAAAGGCGCACAAAAAAAGGAGATATCGTTTGTTCTGTCTTGACCCTGGTGGTGTGCTGAATTATCATTATCAGTTTTCAAATCCAAACTATTGTAGGAGTTAACGTCATATGAACCATCCTGAGCCAGCCGAAACCAAACAAAATCGGTCCCGGTCCTTGCTTCGTCTAAGCAAGGCCGCCCGCGTTAAGGAGCTGAATGCTCTACCCGTGGAAGAACGTCTGGCTATGATCCACAGTGCTCAAGGGAAGGACAAGTATAGCCTGTTGCTTGATGCCGCAGATGGTCAGCAGTTGCTCCAGATTTTACCACCACAGGATCTTTTTTTGTTGATCAAGGAATTAGGGCGTGAAGATTCCAGGGATCTGGTCGCCATGGCCTCCATGGACCAGGTAACGGTCTGCATCGATCTTGATAGCTGGCAGGGAGACCAGCTTGACGATGAGACGTCATTAGACTGGCTTTTGGCGGCTTTGGGGGGACGGAAGAAGAGCAGTTGCAGAGACTGTATGATTTTGATTTTGATCTTCTTGTACTGATACTGCAGCGGTCGATGACAGTTGTTAAAGGGCCTGATGATTTGTGTGATGACGATCAGGAACCGGGTTCGGGAGTGATGCCCTATGAATTCGAGTTCCGGGATGCTGAATTGGCCAAGCCCTTAGGTGCTCTCGTTAGTGCGTTGTTTTGCCGAGATGAATTTTTTTGTCGGCGTTTGCTTGACGCATTGCGCAGTGAATTGCCTTCGGTGCTGGAAGAAGAGGTTTATCAACAAAGGCGTAACCGTCTTCTTGAATATGGTTTCCCGGATTCTTTTGAGGCGATGGGGGTCTATGCTCGCCTGGATGTCGACCGGTTTAACCTGGATGAGTTCTCCCGGCCGGAGACTTTTTTCGAGCCTGGTCCGGTGGCGCCAGGGTTTGCTCTGGCCGAAGTGCCTTCAAGTTCTTTGCTGGCCGAGGTCCTTGCCGCCGGAATCGACGCTGCCAATGTCTGGGATCTGAGTTTTCTGCTGAATCGGGTGATGGTTGCCGACCGTGTCGATGTAGGCGACTCTGCTGCAGTGCAGGAAACCCTGGAGCAGGTATACGGATATTTAAATATCGCTTTGGAGCAACTTTGTGGCAGCTCCCTGGAAAAAGCTCAAGAGCTTTTTGAGGGGACCTATCTGGTAGGGCTGTTCCGATTTGGTTACAGTGTGGTTCTGGGGTTGCAGCAGGAAGCTCGTCGTTTGACGGCTTCTTCTGTCGGACCTTATTTGGATGGTCCATATGCTGCGCTGACAGCGTCCCTGCTGGGGCGGAAACCGCGCTATTGCATTGCTTTTGATGGAACAGCACGGGCGGGAGACCTCCCCTTTTCGTCCTTGAAGCAGGTCGAGGCGACACGACAGAGGTTGGCTGATGTCGAAACGCAACGGCGTTTGTTTGAAGGGTGTTTCCCCTTTGATCTGCCCGGTTCGCAAGAGCCTGAGGCGGAGCGTTCTGGCCTTGCTGAAGTCGACCAGCTGACCCTGTCTGAGATTTTCCTGACCGCATTGGCCAACCGGATACTGAACCGCGACTTCGCACCGGCGCCGATCCCTTCTGGCGATCTTTCCGTATTGCATGGTTTGATTGTCGAAAACGGTCGAGTTTCCGCATCTTTGCGCCAAAAGACCTTTGACTGGTTGAATTCGCTGGAGCCGGGGGCGGAAAACTTTGGTCATTTTTGTCTTAGCATTTGGGATGAAGAATTCTGCGGTCTTGACCCTGCGGCTCTTGACCCCCGCTATATCGGTGGATTGCTCCTTAAATAATCAATCCCCATAAAAAACAAACACAGTGCTAAAAATGTCCTTTCAGAATATTTTTTTTGTGTGAGCTGCTTGATTTCCCCCTAAAGCTATGTTAATAGGATTGAATTAAGCAGCGATGAGGTCTTCGGTTGGCGGTAGCAGAGGGTTGCCTGAACGGTCGTTGAAATCCTTGCTGGCTTATCTTTTCGAAGTTGTCACAGGGCAACGAACGTTTGGTCAAGTTGCGAAACAAAGGAGTAGAGAAATGGCAGAAGGTGTAGTGAAGTGGTTCAATGACGCCAAGGGGTTCGGGTTTATCGAGCAGGAGGGTGGTCCCGATGTTTTTGTACATTTTTCGGTAATTCAGAGCGAAGGATTTAAATCTCTGGCCGAAGGCGAGCGGGTGAGCTTCGAGATCACCGAAGGTCAAAAAGGTCCACAGGCAGCCAATGTGGTGAAGCAAGGCTGACCTGTTCATTTTTAGATTTTAAGGCTCCCCGGTGAATACCGGGGAGCCTTTTTTGATGGTGCGCTATAAAAGGTCCGCCCTGCGGAGTTCCGGTGTTTTTTCAGGGCCTGGGCATATTAAAAGTGTATCTTAACCCTCGAAAAAAAATACTTGAAATTATTGCTCAAATTCATCAAAGGTGCTTTGCCAATAGCTCTTTTGAGGCGGCAGGCAGGATAGATGGTGGACGGTTTAGTTTCTGTGTTGCAGGTGCACGACCGTTTCCAGGTGCGCCGTCTGGGGAAACATGTCGACCGGCTGCAGTTCGGTGACCCTGTAGCTTTTTTCATGCAGGAGGTCAAGGTCCCGGGCCAAGGTTGCCGGATTGCAAGAGACATAGATGATCCTGGCCGGTGCAAGTTCGGCGAGTGCTTCCAGGACTTCTGCCTGACAGCCGCTGCGGGGCGGGTTGATTACTGCCACCTTGACACTGTCGGGAGCCAGATCGTGAATCAGTTCGGCGCTGTCTCCCGCCAGGAAATGGCAATTACCCAGGCGGTTCATTCGGGCATTTTCACAAGCATTGAGCACGGCTTCTTCGACCACCTCAATACCGGTGACACTACCTGCGTCTTTGGCCAAGTGCAGGGCGATGCCGCCGATGCCGCAATAAAGGTCCAGGGCGGTCTCATGGTTTTCGAGGGCAGCCCATTTGCGGACCAGCTCGTAAATGCGGGCGGCCTGTTCATGATTAACCTGGAAAAAGGAGGTCGGTGAGATTCGCAGACGGATATCGCCCACCTGATCGATGAGATCCGGAACTCCGAGCATCCGAATCGTTTCCCGACCCATGACCACATTGCCCGTCGACCCGTTGATGTTCTGGTGTACTGATATGACCTCGGGGACTTTACGGGCCAGCCACTTGGCCAGATGTGTAATTTCCCGGTAGTTTCGTTCTGCGGTGACAAAGGTCACCATGGCCTTTTCGTTTTTGGGGCTGACCTTAATCAGCAGGTAGCGCAGCAGGCCGCGCCGGGTTTGAGGGTCGTAAATGAAGATCTTTTGTCGCTGAATTTCGTCTTTGACCGTACGGACAATGCGGTTGATCAGCGGATGGTGAAGGGGGCAGTCTTCAATGTCGACCACCTTATGAGTGCCGCGGCGATACAGGCCGATATGGACTTTCCCTCGTTCTTTACTCAGGGCCAGTTTAGCGTTGGTACGGTAGCCTAAGGGATGTTCGGCAGCCAAGATCGGTTGGGGTTGAAGGTCTTTCAACATTTCAAAGTCGGCTAGCGCCTGCTTCAATTTCGCCGATTTGTAGCGAAGTTGTGCCTCGTAGTCCATCTGGATCAGGGCGCAGCTCTGACAACGTTCTGCAAGATTGCAGGGCGAGGTTCTGCGTAACGGACTTTTTTCCAATACTCGACGTAGTTGGCCGATGCTGCGTCGCTGACCGGAATGTTCGATGGCAACGAGAACTTTTTCTCCGGCAAGGGCGCCGGCAACCAGCAATTCCTTGCCTTCGTGGTAGGCAATCCCGACCCCTTCGTCATTAAGTTGACTGATGGTGGCCTGGGTTGTCGGCAGGGACTGTCGGCGTCGGGGGCGATTATTATTAGTAGGGCGTTTGGCCATGGTTCGTTTCCGATTAAAGGTGGGTCTTATTGCTGTGTTCGCGCACCTTACTCTGTCGTCGCGTTGCTGTCAACGCCGCTGCGAGCGGGGCCAGGATACCCTGCCTTGACTTGTACAATGGTCAGTCGTACACTTTAGCCGCTCCAAGTTATGAAAATGATAGCGAAGTTGCCATCGATGGCTGAAAAAGGATAGTTATGCCTCAACAAACCCGTCAGATTTTTGTAGGTGATCTCCCCATCGGCGGCGGAGCGCCAATAGCTGTCCAGTCCATGTGCAGTACCGATACTCGGGATATTTCGGCGACCTTGACCCAGATTGAGGGGCTGACGACTGCCGGCTGTGACATTGTGCGTTGCGCCGTGCCGGATGAAGAGGCGGCCGATGCTCTGGCGGCGATTCGCAAGGGCTGTCGCATTCCCCTTGTCGCTGATATTCATTTCGATTACCGGTTGGCCCTGGCGGCTCTCGAAAACGGCGTCGATGCCCTGCGGCTCAATCCCGGGAATATCGGTGAGCGCTGGAAAGTCGAAGAGGTGGTCCGGGCCTGCGCCGAACGCCGGGTACCGATTCGTATCGGCGTCAACGGGGGATCTCTCGAGAAAGAACTGCTGGCCAAGCATGGTCATCCCTCCGCTGCTGCCATGGTCGAAAGTGCCCTGGGTCATATTCGTATCCTCGAGGATCTTGGCTACCGGGAAATCAAGGTCAGCCTCAAGGCCTCGGACGTTCGGCGAACCGTGGACGCCTATCGCCTGTTGGCAGAAAAAGTCGATTATCCCTTGCATATCGGTATTACCGAAGCCGGCACGACCTGGGGCGGTACGATCAAGAGTGCCGTGGGGCTTGGCACTCTGCTTTATGACGGTATCGGCGACACCTTGAGAGTATCCTTGACCGGGGACCCGGTGGAGGAAGTTCGGGTCGGCTGGGAGATCTTGCGGGCCCTGGATTTGCGTGATCGGGGCCCGATCTTTATCAGCTGCCCGACTTGCGGCCGCTGCCAGGTCGACCTTATCCCCGTTGCCGAGGAGGTCGAACGGCGATTGCGTGATCTGCCCAAAAAAATTGTGGTGGCGGTGATGGGCTGTGTGGTGAACGGTCCAGGCGAAGCCCGCGAAGCCGATGTCGGCATTGCCGGAGGCAAAGGGCAAGGCTTGCTGTTTCGCCGTGGCGAGGTGGTACGCAAGGTGCCACAGGACGAACTTGCCGATGCATTGGTGGCCGAGGCCTGGAGTTTGGTTGAAGAGGAAGGGGCGATCGAGGGCGGCGAAAAATGATCAATTGCCAAAAGTATTCATAAGATTATCTAAAAGCCGGTTTTCCAGTTTTGTCTGGAGGCCGGCTTTTTGTTTAGTTTATTCGATTTGAACCATTGAAAAAAGCGTATCTCACGCCCGTTCGCTTCGCTCACTTAA
Protein-coding sequences here:
- a CDS encoding DUF6178 family protein; translated protein: MNHPEPAETKQNRSRSLLRLSKAARVKELNALPVEERLAMIHSAQGKDKYSLLLDAADGQQLLQILPPQDLFLLIKELGREDSRDLVAMASMDQVTVCIDLDSWQGDQLDDETSLDWLLAALGGRKKSSCRDCMILILIFLY
- a CDS encoding DUF6178 family protein — its product is MQRLYDFDFDLLVLILQRSMTVVKGPDDLCDDDQEPGSGVMPYEFEFRDAELAKPLGALVSALFCRDEFFCRRLLDALRSELPSVLEEEVYQQRRNRLLEYGFPDSFEAMGVYARLDVDRFNLDEFSRPETFFEPGPVAPGFALAEVPSSSLLAEVLAAGIDAANVWDLSFLLNRVMVADRVDVGDSAAVQETLEQVYGYLNIALEQLCGSSLEKAQELFEGTYLVGLFRFGYSVVLGLQQEARRLTASSVGPYLDGPYAALTASLLGRKPRYCIAFDGTARAGDLPFSSLKQVEATRQRLADVETQRRLFEGCFPFDLPGSQEPEAERSGLAEVDQLTLSEIFLTALANRILNRDFAPAPIPSGDLSVLHGLIVENGRVSASLRQKTFDWLNSLEPGAENFGHFCLSIWDEEFCGLDPAALDPRYIGGLLLK
- a CDS encoding cold-shock protein; the encoded protein is MAEGVVKWFNDAKGFGFIEQEGGPDVFVHFSVIQSEGFKSLAEGERVSFEITEGQKGPQAANVVKQG
- the rlmD gene encoding 23S rRNA (uracil(1939)-C(5))-methyltransferase RlmD, whose translation is MAKRPTNNNRPRRRQSLPTTQATISQLNDEGVGIAYHEGKELLVAGALAGEKVLVAIEHSGQRRSIGQLRRVLEKSPLRRTSPCNLAERCQSCALIQMDYEAQLRYKSAKLKQALADFEMLKDLQPQPILAAEHPLGYRTNAKLALSKERGKVHIGLYRRGTHKVVDIEDCPLHHPLINRIVRTVKDEIQRQKIFIYDPQTRRGLLRYLLIKVSPKNEKAMVTFVTAERNYREITHLAKWLARKVPEVISVHQNINGSTGNVVMGRETIRMLGVPDLIDQVGDIRLRISPTSFFQVNHEQAARIYELVRKWAALENHETALDLYCGIGGIALHLAKDAGSVTGIEVVEEAVLNACENARMNRLGNCHFLAGDSAELIHDLAPDSVKVAVINPPRSGCQAEVLEALAELAPARIIYVSCNPATLARDLDLLHEKSYRVTELQPVDMFPQTAHLETVVHLQHRN
- the ispG gene encoding flavodoxin-dependent (E)-4-hydroxy-3-methylbut-2-enyl-diphosphate synthase; translation: MPQQTRQIFVGDLPIGGGAPIAVQSMCSTDTRDISATLTQIEGLTTAGCDIVRCAVPDEEAADALAAIRKGCRIPLVADIHFDYRLALAALENGVDALRLNPGNIGERWKVEEVVRACAERRVPIRIGVNGGSLEKELLAKHGHPSAAAMVESALGHIRILEDLGYREIKVSLKASDVRRTVDAYRLLAEKVDYPLHIGITEAGTTWGGTIKSAVGLGTLLYDGIGDTLRVSLTGDPVEEVRVGWEILRALDLRDRGPIFISCPTCGRCQVDLIPVAEEVERRLRDLPKKIVVAVMGCVVNGPGEAREADVGIAGGKGQGLLFRRGEVVRKVPQDELADALVAEAWSLVEEEGAIEGGEK